Proteins found in one Phalacrocorax carbo chromosome 14, bPhaCar2.1, whole genome shotgun sequence genomic segment:
- the MAPRE1 gene encoding microtubule-associated protein RP/EB family member 1: protein MAVNVYSTSVTSDNLSRHDMLAWINESLQLTLTKIEQLCSGAAYCQFMDMLFPGSVALKKVKFQAKLEHEYIQNFKVLQAGFKRMGVDKIIPVDKLVKGKFQDNFEFVQWFKKFFDANYDGKEYDPVAARQGQETVAPNLVAPVVNKPKKSLSSSSAAPQRPIVTQRTAATPKTGTGMVKKAAGDDESAGLIEQINVLKLTVEDLEKERDFYFGKLRNIELICQENEGENDPVLQRIVEILYATDEGFVIPDEGAPQEEQEEY from the exons atgGCAGTTAATGTGTATTCTACTTCAGTGACTAGCGATAACTTGAGTCGACATGACATGCTCGCGTGGATCAATGAGTCTCTGCAGCTGACGCTGACAAAGATTGAACAGCTGTGCTCAG GTGCTGCATACTGTCAATTTATGGATATGCTCTTCCCAGGTTCTGTAGCACTCAAGAAAGTGAAGTTTCAAGCAAAATTGGAACATGAGTACATTCAGAACTTCAAGGTTCTACAAGCAGGTTTTAAAAGAATGGGTGTTGACAAA atAATCCCTGTGGACAAACTAGtgaaaggaaaatttcaggACAACTTTGAATTTGTTCAGTGGTTCAAAAAATTTTTTGATGCAAACTATGATGGGAAGGAGTATGATCCTGTTGCAGCTCGACAAGGCCAAGAGACAGTAGCACCAAACCTTGTTGCTCCAGTTGtgaacaaacccaagaaatCCCTCAGTTCTAGCAGCGCAG CCCCACAGAGGCCCATTGTTACGCAGAGGACTGCAGCAACTCCAAAAACTGGTACTGGAATGGTCAAAAAGGCTGCAGGAGATGATGAGTCAGCAGGATTGATTGAACAG ATCAATGTATTGAAACTTACTGTTGAAGAcctggagaaggagagagacTTCTACTTTGGCAAATTGAGGAACATCGAATTGATCTGCCAGGAGAATGAAGGGGAGAATGATCCAGTGTTGCAGAGGATTGTGGAAATTCTTTATGCCACAGAT GAAGGCTTTGTGATACCTGACGAAGGAGCACCACAGGAGGAACAAGAAGAGTATTAA